A single window of Candidatus Hydrogenedentota bacterium DNA harbors:
- a CDS encoding Rieske (2Fe-2S) protein yields the protein MQFVKIAKVTDFDEIRFKKFKLLARNVAVFKDPDGTFFATEISCKHQNWDLTTGAFEGDIVTCPRHHWVYNIRTGDCLTHDSTRLRRYGLKVEGNDIFITLTPIEE from the coding sequence ATGCAATTTGTAAAAATCGCTAAAGTTACCGATTTCGACGAGATTCGTTTCAAAAAGTTCAAATTATTGGCACGCAATGTTGCCGTCTTCAAAGACCCCGATGGTACATTCTTCGCAACGGAGATTAGCTGCAAACACCAGAATTGGGACCTGACGACGGGTGCGTTCGAAGGCGATATCGTCACCTGTCCGCGCCATCACTGGGTCTACAACATACGTACGGGCGACTGCCTCACACATGATTCCACGCGGCTCCGCCGCTACGGACTGAAGGTGGAGGGAAACGACATCTTCATCACGCTTACGCCCATCGAGGAATGA